ACAGAGCTCCCCATCTCCCCGTCCGCCGACGCGGGGACACCGCCTTCCGCCAGGAGCGGCGCAGGCGCAGAGGGACAGCAGACAGAGTGCGGTGACCAGGGATATGGATCGTTTCATCATCATCTGGGATTCCTTTCTTTTCAGAAGCCTGGTCGGAGCCCCAGACCGAATGACCGGCCCCATTTACCACAAGATCTCCCTGGATGCCACAAAAATCTTTTCTTTCCACGGCCTGAAAGGACTTTTCTCCCCCATGCTCCCGGGATGCGGTCCGGCTGCCTCAATGCTGTGCGCCCGTCGCGGCCTGGAGCCGCGGCGGGCGCTGTCTCTCTCTTTTCGATCAGGATACGAATCTGACGGGCCGGAAGCTCATACCGGCTCCAGGGCAGGGCCATCAGCTGGGCCATCTTCTCCCTGGCCGCTCCGTCCAGGGGCCGGAAGGGGGCGCGGCAGAAGCCGCAGTCCACCCCCCGCAGGGTCCAGCCGTATTTCATGGCGTTGAAAATGCCCAGCTTCACCGTCTCCTCCACCCGGAGGTTGATGGCGTGCTGCCAGCGGTAGGCCTGGGCCATGTCCCCCCGGTCAAAGGCGTCCCGCACCCGGTGGAACAGGGGGGCAAACAGGTTGACCGTGGTGCCGATGGTGGCGCAGGAGCCCATAGCCAGAGCTCCCAGCAGCTGCTCGTCAAAGCCGTTGATCAGGGCCTTGCCAGGGAATGCCTGCCCCATCCGCTCCAGGCTGTACAGGTTGGTGGAGGTGTGCTTGATGCCTACGATGTTCTCGTTGGACAGCAGCCGTCCCGCGTTTTCCTTGCTGAACTCCACTCCGGTGAACTGGGGAATGTTATAGACGATGGCGGGCACATCGGGGATGGCCCGGATCACGTCCTCGTAGTAGCCCATGATCTCGTCCATGGAAAACTTATAGTAGTAGGGCGGGATCATGGACACCGCCAGGGCCCCGGCGGACATGGCGTGCCGCGCCAGGTCCACCACATCCCGGGTGCGGATGGTGCCTACATGGGAGATAACGGGCACCCGCCCGTCCGCCGCCTTGAGCACGTGCTCCAGCACCTGCTTGCGCTCCTCCAGGGTGAGCAGCAGCCCCTCCCCCGAGGACCCGCAGCAGTAGAAGCCCTCCGCGCCGTCCTGGATCTGGAGCTCCACGATGCGCTCCAGGGCCTCATAATTGACGCTCTCGTCCTCGTTGGTGGGGGTGATGAGGGCCGACCAGATCTTTTGGAACTGCTCCGGCTTCACGTTTACCATGCTGTCCAGCCCCCGTCGATCACCAGATTGGAACCCGTCATAAAGGAGGACGCCTGGGAGGCCAGGAAGATCAGGGCGCCATTGTACTCATTCTCCTGAGACATGCGGCCCATGGGCATCCGGGCGCAGAAGTTGGCCTGGAATATCTCGTCCTGGGTGTCCCGCCACACGCCGGCGGGGGTGAGGGTGTTGACCCGGATGCCCTGCTTGCCCCAGTAGGTGGCCAGGTAGCGGGTCAGGTTATAGATGCCGGACTTGGCGGCAGAGTAGGCCACCGGCTTGATGAAGGGGACGCCGGTCATCTCCTTCTTATAGGCATAGATGTCCTGGATGGGAGAGAGCATGCCATAGATGGAGCCCACATTGATGATGGAGCCGCCCTTGCCCGCCTTGACCATCCGGGCGCCCACCGCCTGGCAGGCCAGGAAGGTGCCTACCAGGTTCACATCCACTACTTCCCGGAAAATCTCCTCCGGGAAGTTCTCAAAGGACCGGACACCTCCGGAGGCGCAGAGGGCTGAGTGTCGATGCCGGCGTTGTTCACCAGCACATCAGGGGCGTCCCCCCAGACCGCTTCCATGTCGTCCAGGGCGGCGTTCATCTCCTCCTTCTTAGTGATGTCCACAGAGTAAAAACGCAGAGCGGAGGTCTTCAGGGCCTCCTCCCCCAGGGTCTTGGCGATGCGCTCGTCGTTGACGGTGCGGCCCCACACGGCCACCCTGGCGCCCCGCTTCCAGAGCTCCTGGACGAAATTCTTGCCGATCTGTCCCAGGCCGCCGGTGACGATGCAGATCTTATTTTCTACGCTGAACAGTTGATCGCTCATGATGTGATGTACTCCTCTCTAACAATTGGATGATTTGGAACAGGGGACGTTCTCAGCTCAGCAGGGCGTTTGGCAGGGCCGTAACGATCCCCGGTATATAGGTTACCAGAATCAGCGTTAAAATCAAGGGGACCAGGAAGGGCAGGATGGATCGATACAGCCGTTCCAGCTTCAGCTTGTTTACGTCGGAGATGACGAACAGGCACACGCCGAAGGGCGGGGTCACCTGACCGATCATCAGGTTGAGTACCACCATAACGCCGAAGTGGACCAGGTCCAGCCCCAGGCCGTTGGCAATGGGCAGCAGCACAGGGAGCATCAGGGTCAGGATGGCGCCGGGCTCCATCACCATGCCCAGGACGAGCAGCAGGACGTTGATGACCAGCAGGACCACGTTGGGATTGCTGCTGATGCCCAGGATCACATCAGCGAACTGGCGGGAGATGCCCTCCATTGCCATGACGTAGGTGAACAGGGTAGAGGTGCCGATGATGAACAGGGTGTTGGCAGAGGAGATGGCGGAGTCCTTCAGGCACTTCTTGAAGCTCTTCCAGTCCAGGGTCCGGTAGAGGAAGAGGGCGATCAGCAGGGAGTAGATAACCGCAATGGAAGACGCCTCTGTAGGGGTGAACCAGCCCACCACGAAGCCACACAGGATGATGACCGGGGTGATGAGGGCGGGGATGGAGCCCAGGAACTGGCGGATCAGGGCCCGCAGGCGGAAGGGGTGGCGCTCATACCTGCGCACGATGGCGAAGTAAAGGACCATCACCATGAGCAGTACGCCCATCAGCAGGCCGGGCACCACGCCGCCCATGAACAGCTGGTCCACACTGACGCTGGCCACACTTCCGTAGATGATCAAGGGGATGGAGGGCGGGAAGATGGGTCCGATGACGGAGGAGGCCGCGGTGACGGCGCCGGCGAAGTCCTCGTCATAGCCGTTCTTTTTCATGGCCTCCATCTCAATGGCGCCCAAGCCGCCGGCGTCGGCCACAGCGGAGCCGGACATGCCGGCGAAAATGATGCTGGCCACCACGTTGGCATGGCCCAGGCCGCCGGGGATCCAGCCCACCAGCTCTTTGGCCGTATCAAAGATCTTCTCCGTGATCTTGCCTGCATTCATCAGGTTGCCCGCCAGAATGAACAGGGGCACTGCGATCAGCAGGAAAGAGTCGATGCCGCTGACCATCTTCTGGCCGATGACCACCAAGGGATACCCCAGAGACAGGCACCCCAGCACGGCGGAGGCGCCGATGGAGATGCTGATAGGGACACCAATGACCAGAAGGAGCACAAACGCTATCAGAAAAATTACCATATCCGTGTCCCTCCCTTATACCTGCGCCCGGCTGCCCCGGGCCTTTTCTGCCACGTGCTCCGCCATCTGCCGCAGAGACTCCAGCGCCATATAGGCTCCAGCCAGGCACATGGGGAAATACTGCACCGTATAGGGCACCGGGATAGTGAAGGTGGAATAGGTGCGGGTGCTGACATAGGGATACTGGGCGGCGAAGGCGACGACCATCACCACGCCCAGCAACAGGCTGAACAGCTTGTTGGCGAAGTACAGCACCTCGTACACCGGGCCCTTGGTGCGGGCGACAAGGAAGTCCAGGCGCATCAGGCCGCTGTCCCGGTACAGGGGGATCAGACCGATAAAGGCCATCCACAGGAAGAGGATGCCGCACAGCTGCACGTTCCCGCCAAAGGACTGGCCCAGGAAGTTACGGCGGAGCAGCTCCACCACGATGACCAGCACCAGGGCCGCAATGGTGAGCATGCAGATCACTTCCGCGCCCTTGGCCACCCCTTTGGATATCTTGTTACACAATTTCATACGATTTCTCCCCTCTACAAAGGACAGCTGCATAGGCAGGGGCCTATGCAGCTGTCAGCGCAGATTTTGTTTGGATCAGCGCACCTCCGCCAGGATGGCGTCCAGCAGCTCCTGGTCGTACCAGCTCTCATCCTTATACTGATCATAGTAGGCGTCGCCGCCCAGCGCGTCCTTGAAGGACTGGACATCAGGCTCGAAGTCGAACTCCACGCCGGCGTCCTGCAGAGTCTTGGTGGCGGTCTCGTTGTCGGCGGCGATGGTGTCAAAGCTGTACTTGGCAGCTGCCTTGGCCTGTTCCTTCAGGATCTCCTGTACGGCGGGGTCCAGGCCGTTCCAGGTGTTGGCGTTGGCGGCCATGGTGCAGCCCATCCACATGTAGTTGATGTTGGAGAAGTATTTGATGTCGTCATAAGTGGCGTTGGCGACCAGGTGATAGGTGGCATTATCCTGGGCCTCGGCGGTGCCATTGGACAGGGCCAGGGCCAGCTCAGGCAGAGCCAGGGCCACGGGGGTGGCGCCCAGAGCCTGCCACACGTCCAGGTACAGCTGGCTCTCAGGCACGCGGATCTTCAGGCCCTGCACGTCGGCGGCGGTGTGGACGGGCCGGTTGGTGGTGGAGATGTGGCGCATGCCGTTATCGCCCTCGGACAGGAAGACCAGGCCGAACTCCTCGAGGCCGGAGAAGATCTGCTCACCGATCTCGCTGTTGGTCACCTCATAGGCCTGCTCCGCGCTGTCAAACAGGAAGGGCAGGTCCAGCACCTTGGCTTTCTCATAGAAGGAGGTAAAACCGGAGGTGCCGGCAAAGATCAGGTCGATGGTGCCCATGCGGGTGGACTCGATAGATTCGGCGTCGCTGCCCAGCTCGTTGGAGTGGTGGACATCCAGGGTGATGGCGCCGTCAGAGGCCTCGTTCACCAGACGGGCGTACTCAATGATTGTCTTAGTGGGGACGGAGTTCTCGTTGCCGGGGGAATAGATGGTCAGCTCAATGGGCTCGATGCCGCCGGAGGCGGGAGTGCTGGCGGCTGGAGTGCTGGTGCCGGCATTGGCGGAGCTGCCGCCGGCAGGAGTGCTGTTGTTTCCGCAGGCAGCCAGGGAAAAGGCCATGGCGCCGGCCAGTACAAGGGAAGCAAGTTTTTTCATTACAGGATCCTCCTTATCGTTGTGTCCGAAGCTACATACCACCGTCCTCCCTTTCGTCAGACGGACGATTGTATGACATCTGACTATAGTATATTAAGACTGTATTAAGATGTCAATGGAAAAAGCCGACAAAATTCCTCTCTCATTTTTGTGCTAATTTCCGCTCTGCTCTCTCTTTTTCTCAAATTTCTCAACATATTGTACAAAGCCGGTTTTCCCCTGGACCCTGCCCGTCTTCCTGGCACGTCCAAAACACCGCTGCCTGAGCCGGACCGTGTCCTCTTCTCTGCCGGGACACAGAAGAAATCCCCCAGCCGCACCAGTACGGCTGGGGGTCTCAAACTGCCGGGCTGGGCAGTTCCGATTATTTTGTCTCGTGTCCCGGGGCATGGATGTTCTGGGTCAGATCCTCCTGGACCTTGTCCAGATGGGCCCGCATCTCCCGCTCCGCCTGGGCGGCATCCCGGGCCAGGATGGCGTTCATAATATTGCTGTGGGGCATGACCGCGTTCTTCACGTTCTGCTCCACCTGGAAGGTTTTGCTGCGGAAGGTCTGCATTCCCTGGCACACATGGCTGTTGATCTCGATCATCAGTGCGTTCCCGCTGCTCTCCACAATGGCGCTGTGGAACTGCTCGTCCAGGCGGCCGATCATAGCCGCGTCCCCCTCCTGAATGGCGCTTAGGAAGCTGCGGTGGATGTTCTCCAGGCGGCGGATATCCTCGGTGTTGCACCGCTCCGCCATCCGCCGGGCCGCCATAGGCTCCAGCGCTGTGCGGATCTCGATGGAGTCCCGCAGCTCCCGCTCGTTCTCCACCAGCCAGTCGATGGCCCCGATATCCCGCTCTGCAGGGTTCTCCGCCACAAAGGCCCCCCGTCCCGGCTTGATCTCCACCACACCCTTGGCCTGGAGCAGCCGGAATGCCTCCCGCACAGTGCCACGGCCCACTCCCAGGCGCTGGCACAGCTCCATCTCCGGCGGCAGCTTTTTCCCAGGCTGATACTGCTCCTCCTGGATCAGCTCTCTGATCCTCTCCTCTACCTGCTGGACAATGGGGACCCTGGAAATGGGTTCCATATGCCTCACCTCCGCCTGTCTTTTGGGCATGTCATTGTGTTTATTCTACAACCCGATGCCCTATACGTCAAGGATTTCTTTCTTTTGTATGACAATTATTGTTCTTTGTATGACATTTTTCTCTTTTCATCTCCCATCCCCAGCTCTTGCCAAGGCCGGAAAAAGCGTCTACAATAGAGAAAAGACACCTGCCGCCGGGTCCCAGTCCGGCCCGCTCAGAAAGGAGCCCGCCATGAAACCCAGAGCCTACTATCAGCCCTATCAGTCCGGCCTGCTGCTGGCCCAGGCCTTCTCCCCCTCCAAGACGCCCCTGCTCCGCATGGAGCACCTGCGCCAGCTGGACTTCCCCATCAGCCGGGAGATCTCCTACGAGCGTACCGTGGATGAATTCCTCCTCCAGCTGGCGGTAAATGATGCCCTGCGGGCCCTGCGCAGCCGGAAGGACATGGTGATCCTCCTCAACGAGGAGGGCGCCCTCATCCGGGAGGACTGGCACTGGTCCCTGCTCTTCACCCCCAACCGCAGCGAGAAGCGGACCCTGGATGACTCCTCCGACCTCTATCAGGTCCTGTGCAGCCTGGCTCAGCGCCGGCAGGACGGTGAGGTCTGCCGGGTGGCGGTGCCCGACCGGAGCCTGAAGACCCTGGTCTCCGGTTCCGACCCCTTCTGCATCCTGGACGAGTTCTGCAAATCTCAGCCCGGGGGCTATCTGGCAGTGGCCCAGAACATCGTGCTGGAGGGGACGGACCACCTGTTCCGCCATGTCCCCGTCTGCCGCTACCGGGTTCTGTCTACGGTAGACCTGGGGGAGATCGAGAACTACCACGCCATCAAGACCCTGCTGGACGAGTACATCTATGCATATGACCACCGGGACGCAGGGGAGGACGCCCCCAAGCCAATCTCCATCGCCGTCTTCGGACCTCCTGGCTCCGGCAAGTCCTTCGGCGTCAAGCAGATCGCCCTGAGCCGGGGCAGGTTCCGCATCACCTCCCTGAACCTGTCCCAGTACGACTCGGTCCCCCAGCTCTTCCACGCCCTCCATCAGGCTCTGCGCTATGAAGACGGGCTGATCCCCCTGATCTTCTTCGACGAGTTTGACTCCGAGCTGGGCGGGGTCTCCCGGGGCTGGCTGAAGTATTTCCTGGCCCCCATGCAGGACGGGGAATACACCCTGGACGGCAGCCCCCTGCCCATCCCGGGGGCGGTCTTTGTCTTTGCGGGTGCCACCGCCTCCTCCTTCTCGGAATTTCTTCCCCAGGCCCCGGAGGACGTGCACCGCTTCCAGGCCATCAAGGGCCCCGATTTCGTCAGCCGCCTCAAAGGCATCCTGGACATCAAGGGCCCCAACCCCACCTGCGTTACCGACAAAAAGCACATCATCCGCCGTGCTATGCTGCTGCGCAGCCTGATCCTGAAAAACGTGAAGGGTATCTGCCACCCGGATACTGGACGGGTGGACATCTCCCGGGGCCTGCTGTGCGCTCTGCTGAGGGTGTCGGAGTACCGCCATGGGGCCCGGTCCATTGAATTTATCCTGGGTATGAGCCGGCTGGCTGGCGCAAGCCGGTACACCCCCTCCTGCCTTCCCCTGGCTGCCCAGCTGGACATCCATGTGGATGTCCAGGACTTTATGCGCAAGCTGTCCTTTGAGCAGATGATGGGGGAGGCGGTGGAACAGTACGCCTTCACTGCCCACGAGAAGTACCGCCAGAAGCACCTGGCCGACGCCCAGGCCCGGGGTGCCACCCCCAAGGAGCTCTCCCTGGTGCGGCAGGAACCGGAGATGGCGGACTGGAGCGACCTGGACGAGTTCTACAAGGAGGGCCACCGCTCCCAGATCCGCTATCTTGGGGAGCGGCTGGAGTCTTTCAACATGAGCATCGGCCTGCGCCCCGTCCTTCCCGGGGCCGCGGACACCATCATGGATCTCTACGGCCCAGTGTTGGAACAGCTCTCTGAGCTGGAGCACGAGCGCTGGATGAAAGACAAGCGGGCTGACGGCTGGCGCTACGGCAAGCGGGACAGCGAGCTGAAACTCCACCCAGACATGCGGCCCTATCAGGAGCTGGATGAGTCCACCAAGGAGTTCATCCGGATGTCCGTCCGCAACGTCCCCGACTACCTGAAAGAGATCGGCTACGAGCTGTACCGGAAGTCCTTCTGAGTTTTTTTTGCAGTTCGTCTGTTTTTCTGGTATGGATCTCTTTTCCCAGGCAATACTACTGCTGAGGTGAGATTTTATGCCTAAGAACAGCCAGCAGGACCAAAAGCAGGCCCGGCAGAAGAAGAACAGCAAGGGCGCCCAGGCCCAGGGCACGCAGTGCCGGGACCGGGATCAGCGCCAGTCCTCCGACCCCGCGATGTGAAAAACCGGCGGCTGCCCATAGGCAGCCGCCGGTTTCCGCTTTTCAGCGCCTCTCCTGGTATCCTTTCCCTCCAGGTCCGGCCTGTGCTCCTTTCGGCCAGCTTCCCCTCCCCTTTCCCGGAAAAAGGGTGCGGTCACGCCTGTCACCCCTCTCCCGTCCCCGGAATAGGATAGGGCAGCCCAAACCGAAAGGAGGAAAGCCGAGCTTGTTCGGCTCTTCATATGGAATCCTTCCACTGCTTCTCTTCCGAACCCTTCTCCCCTGACGCCGCCCAGTCCCGTGCCTCCAGCGGCCAGACCCCTGTGATCCCCCTGCCTGACCCCGGAGAGGGCGGTCCTGTGGCGCCCGACATCGGGGGTACTCCGGTGATCCCTCTCCCAAATCCGGGAGAGGGCGGTCCCGTGGCCCCAGGAGGCGGCATCGGCATGGTCCCCGGCTGGCCCCGTTGGAGTAGCATCCGCTTTCTCAACGCGGCCCGCTCCTATCCCCCCTTCCGCATCTTCATCGGCAGCACGCTGGCGGTTCGCTCTCTGGAGTTCACCGCAGTCTCCTCTTACCGCCGGATGGCTTCCGGATACCGGTCCGTCACCGTGTCGGGCCAGGACGGCTACATCTACCTGCAAAAGACCCTGCCCTTCCAGGACAACGCCCCTGTCACCGTAGCAGTGGTCCAGACCGCCG
The sequence above is a segment of the Lawsonibacter asaccharolyticus genome. Coding sequences within it:
- a CDS encoding N-acetylneuraminate lyase, producing the protein MVNVKPEQFQKIWSALITPTNEDESVNYEALERIVELQIQDGAEGFYCCGSSGEGLLLTLEERKQVLEHVLKAADGRVPVISHVGTIRTRDVVDLARHAMSAGALAVSMIPPYYYKFSMDEIMGYYEDVIRAIPDVPAIVYNIPQFTGVEFSKENAGRLLSNENIVGIKHTSTNLYSLERMGQAFPGKALINGFDEQLLGALAMGSCATIGTTVNLFAPLFHRVRDAFDRGDMAQAYRWQHAINLRVEETVKLGIFNAMKYGWTLRGVDCGFCRAPFRPLDGAAREKMAQLMALPWSRYELPARQIRILIEKRETAPAAAPGRDGRTALRQPDRIPGAWGRKVLSGRGKKRFLWHPGRSCGKWGRSFGLGLRPGF
- a CDS encoding 3-oxoacyl-(acyl-carrier-protein) reductase; translated protein: MDVNLVGTFLACQAVGARMVKAGKGGSIINVGSIYGMLSPIQDIYAYKKEMTGVPFIKPVAYSAAKSGIYNLTRYLATYWGKQGIRVNTLTPAGVWRDTQDEIFQANFCARMPMGRMSQENEYNGALIFLASQASSFMTGSNLVIDGGWTAW
- a CDS encoding oxidoreductase, with translation MSDQLFSVENKICIVTGGLGQIGKNFVQELWKRGARVAVWGRTVNDERIAKTLGEEALKTSALRFYSVDITKKEEMNAALDDMEAVWGDAPDVLVNNAGIDTQPSAPPEVSGPLRTSRRRFSGK
- a CDS encoding TRAP transporter subunit DctM, with the protein product MVIFLIAFVLLLVIGVPISISIGASAVLGCLSLGYPLVVIGQKMVSGIDSFLLIAVPLFILAGNLMNAGKITEKIFDTAKELVGWIPGGLGHANVVASIIFAGMSGSAVADAGGLGAIEMEAMKKNGYDEDFAGAVTAASSVIGPIFPPSIPLIIYGSVASVSVDQLFMGGVVPGLLMGVLLMVMVLYFAIVRRYERHPFRLRALIRQFLGSIPALITPVIILCGFVVGWFTPTEASSIAVIYSLLIALFLYRTLDWKSFKKCLKDSAISSANTLFIIGTSTLFTYVMAMEGISRQFADVILGISSNPNVVLLVINVLLLVLGMVMEPGAILTLMLPVLLPIANGLGLDLVHFGVMVVLNLMIGQVTPPFGVCLFVISDVNKLKLERLYRSILPFLVPLILTLILVTYIPGIVTALPNALLS
- a CDS encoding TRAP-type C4-dicarboxylate transport system; translation: MKLCNKISKGVAKGAEVICMLTIAALVLVIVVELLRRNFLGQSFGGNVQLCGILFLWMAFIGLIPLYRDSGLMRLDFLVARTKGPVYEVLYFANKLFSLLLGVVMVVAFAAQYPYVSTRTYSTFTIPVPYTVQYFPMCLAGAYMALESLRQMAEHVAEKARGSRAQV
- a CDS encoding TRAP dicarboxylate family transporter subunit — protein: MKKLASLVLAGAMAFSLAACGNNSTPAGGSSANAGTSTPAASTPASGGIEPIELTIYSPGNENSVPTKTIIEYARLVNEASDGAITLDVHHSNELGSDAESIESTRMGTIDLIFAGTSGFTSFYEKAKVLDLPFLFDSAEQAYEVTNSEIGEQIFSGLEEFGLVFLSEGDNGMRHISTTNRPVHTAADVQGLKIRVPESQLYLDVWQALGATPVALALPELALALSNGTAEAQDNATYHLVANATYDDIKYFSNINYMWMGCTMAANANTWNGLDPAVQEILKEQAKAAAKYSFDTIAADNETATKTLQDAGVEFDFEPDVQSFKDALGGDAYYDQYKDESWYDQELLDAILAEVR
- a CDS encoding transcriptional regulator GntR family, which codes for MEPISRVPIVQQVEERIRELIQEEQYQPGKKLPPEMELCQRLGVGRGTVREAFRLLQAKGVVEIKPGRGAFVAENPAERDIGAIDWLVENERELRDSIEIRTALEPMAARRMAERCNTEDIRRLENIHRSFLSAIQEGDAAMIGRLDEQFHSAIVESSGNALMIEINSHVCQGMQTFRSKTFQVEQNVKNAVMPHSNIMNAILARDAAQAEREMRAHLDKVQEDLTQNIHAPGHETK